In Bacteroidota bacterium, the genomic stretch TTACCTGATGGGATTTTCTGCACGTTTTACTTACAGAAATTTTGACATTTCCGGTTCCGGCCGCATCAGTCTTGGCAATTACGTATACAACAGGCTGGCAGCCAACGCTTCCTACAACCAGATATACCAGATTGGTTATTGGCAAAATGAAACGAAGTATTTGAATGATACAAAATTTGTACAACGACAATTTGCATCTGACTATTTTGTACAAAATGCATCATTCTTAAAACTGGACAATTTAAGTGTAGGCTATAATTTCAACAAAATAGTTAATAAATTAGGTGCTCATGTTTGTTTTACCGTTCAAAATATACTGACTGTCACAAAATACAAAGGTATTGATCCTGAAGTAGTCGGAGGAATTGATACATATGCTTATCCTCGCCCTCGAATATTTTCCATAGAGTTTAATGTTGATTTCTAAATAAGAAGGAAATCGTAATAAAATTTAATAGTCCGCCCTGTCAGATAAACTGATAGCAGAGCTTCATCTGAATTATACATTGCAGTGATTAGATACAGCTGAAAACATCCTCCTCTTTTAATCTTTTTTACTGTTTATTATTGTTTTTTAATGTTTTTTATGTATATTTATTTAAAAAAACAAAAACTATGGAAACAGACCTGTCAATTTTTAAAGTATTTCAGCACAGCGATGAATATTTCGAAATGCTGAGTGATCCCGGCTATTCCCGGAAGTATGTTCTCAAACAAATTTTGGTTATATTTCTTTTTACTTTCCTTTATGGGATTGTAATGGGCAGTTATAATGGGTTCTTGCAAAGCATGGTCACAGGAATCAAAATCCCCTGCCTTATCTTCCTCTCCATATTGATATGTTTCCCGGCCCTATTTGTCATTCAGTACATGATCGGATCGACCATGACCATCTATCAAATGGCAAACATCATCCTGTCGGGTTTTATCGTGTTTTCGACCATCGCTTTGTCATTTGCCCCTATTATCGTGTTTTTCATGGTCACCAGTAACAATTATGCTTTTCTGAAACTCTTGCATGTGGCCATATTCACTTTTTCGGGTATATTTGCCATCAAAACCATTATTAACGGGCTGAAATATTCCTGTGAAAAGAAAAATATATATCCCAAATTGGGCATGACGATATTTAAGATATGGATTTTTATTTTTGCTTTTGTCAGTTCTCAATTAGCCTGGAATCTCAGACCATTTGTCGGAGATCGTAAATTAAAGTTTGAATTATTCAGGGCACGCGAAAGTAACTTTTATGTAGCAGTGATCCAGTCAGTCGGGAATCTTTTTATTCCTGCGCATCCGGCAGTCACGGTTAATCCCGGCCAACCAAAAGTTACGGTCAAGGCAGATGAAAACAAATCTGCCGGTCAGCAAACTCATATCACATTAAAAAAGGGAAATGGACAATAAGGATCAAATAATGACACTGGAGGAAGTAGCTGAATATTTGCGGGTTAAGCCCCAAACCATTTATGCCTGGGCTCAGGAGAAGAAAATTCCTGCAGCCAAGCTGGGCAAGGAATGGCGTTTCAAGAAATCTATGGTCGATAAATGGTTTAATGAGCAGATGGACGAGAAGTTTAAAAATTACTGAGAAGATTTTTTGATAAAATCGGACCCCGGTTTTTGCATTGGATTTGGTGCAAAAATCGGGGTCCGAATATTTTTACTTTTCCCTTATCATGGGCACAAATAAAACGGGCAATGTTTCGGTATAGTGGATTCTACCGTCTTTTTTTTCCAGCAAATACAATTCCTGGCTGTAATTATGCCCCACGGGGATAATCATCCTCCCTCCTTCAGCAAGTTGTTCGACCAGAGGTTGCGGAACATGGGCAGGGGCACAGGTTACAATAATGGCGTCAAAAGGTGCGTATTCCTTCCAGCCCTGATAACCGTCACCAACCTTAACATGTATGTTGTTATAACCTTCCTCTTCAAATATTTTTTCTGCATTTTCGGCCAGTTCTTTGATGATTTCAACGGTATAAACCTCCTTGTAAAGCAGGGAAAGGATAGCAGCCTGATAACCCGAGCCTGTCCCGATTTCCAATACTTTCTGGCTGGTGTCAGGGTTCAATATTTCGGTCATATAGGCTACAATATAGGGTTGCGAGATAGTCTGGTTATAACCTATGGGCAAAGGCCTGTCGTCATAAGAATAACTTTGATACTCTTCTGGAACAAATTTATGGCGGGGAACTTTCATGAATGCATCCAGAACACCGGTGTTGCGAATCCCACGGTTTCTTATCTGTTCTTCAACCATGGCTTTTCTCAGGCGTAAATATTTGTCGCCCCCCGGTGCGTGCTTATTTGGACAGTTTGTGGTCAGAAAAACAAGCATCAGACAGGAAAAACAGATTTTGGGCTTTGTCCTCATCGCCTATAAAGTTAGGGATTAACACAATAAATTACAGCCTGATTGTCACTAATTTACAACAAATAAAGACAGGTTATTCACTTTGTAAAATATATTTTCACCTGGATCCCATAAAAGAGAAAAGGATTTTATGCAGCTTTAAACTGACCTAAAATCCTTTTCTAAAAAGTTTATTTATACCAACCTGTCGAAGCAGTTTCGGCTTTAGAGGTAAATTCTGTTGGTTTCCAGTATTTCTCCGGTCAAGCTGTTGTGGTATATGGCTTCAATGGCAGATTCCCGTTTTGAATAATAAACAGGGGTATCTTTACATACGATTTTAAACTCATTTGAACTAAGATTCTGAAATAATTTTCCTGCTTTACCGTCGGCAAATTCAACTTTAAACTGTTTAAAAGGCCCGGAAACCAAAGATCTTGTCGTACCTTCATAAACTTCAATATAAACAGGCATTTCAGAAGAACTCTTGCCACCTTCTCCGGACACTGAACCCTGGATAATCTTTTCTTTCATCTTTTCATAATCTTCAGAACCGATCACTCCGCTGTCCATAAGATCCTTCACCTTTTTCAGGTTTACAGAAGCATTATTGGTATTCAATTGCTTTACGGTCAACAGGATTTGTTCTTCCAACTGTAACAATGACTCTTCATAAACCAGAGCCTTACGGGTTTTGGAAACCAAAGTAAACAACAGACCGATAAAAGGGCTGAAAAATAAGGAGATGAAAAAAGCGCCCCAGAACCCTATCTTCTTGTTTGAGCCCACTGCTCCGATAATAAAACTTAAGATTAACCATGCAAAGGAGGTCCATAAGCCAATTTTCAATAATAATTCTCTGGTAATTTCAATTTTTTCCATATTTAAATATTTAAAATTTTTAGTATTTCCTTAACAAACAATATCAAGTATTCTTTCGCGTTTAAACTTGCGAATATAATATGACAAATCGTTTTATGTTTAAAAATCTTTGATCATTTCCGGCTGTTCCTCAAAGGAGGAATAGTTCATTAATCGCAATGCCGTTTCTATCAGAGTTTTGACATATTGGCCAGAATATATTTGCTGCAAAACTGAATATTTCACAAAACTATTAAAAAAAGCCGGTCCTGCCATTTATCAATTGACAGGACCGTATTAAATAATATCTAAAAAAACGGTAGCTTTTTTTCCTTTAAAATTTTCTACAAATTTGTACTGGCGATATAAAATCCATCATTTAACTTGAAACACAATTCTCCGCCCACATATAATTTTCCGTTGGAGCATCTGAGTTTTAATATCCCCGCGTAAGCATTTAATCCCATATTGCTCCAGCTGCTGCCATTCCATTTGGCCACATAGAATTGATTACTGCTGTTATAAAAATTACCTCCTGCATAGAGATTACCTTTGGAATCGGTGCAAATCGAATTGACTACATCATTCCCCTTTAAATTAAGGTCTACCCAACTGCTGCCATTCCATTTCACAACATATCCACTTGTAAAAACGAAACCTCCGCCGGCATAAAGTGTACCATTTGCATCAAAACAAATGGTATGAACCTGTTCATGGGATGTTAAATCCCCAATTGTCGTCCACCCACTCCCATTCCATCTTCCCACACTTCCCCCTGAACCGGTTAAAGCTCCACCGCCAATATACAAATTTCCGTTTGGATCGGTTACCACGGTATTTACCCAATGGCTCCATCCGGTCATATTTAATTTTGACCAGGTAGTTCCGTTATATTTGTATACATCACTACTATTGCAACTTTCATAGAGCATGCCTGATGGATCAGTACAAAGGGTTGCAGCCTGAGCATCCGCATAATTCCCAATATTGGTCCAGGTACTGCCATTCCATTTTTCTATATAATTAACTCCGTTTGCATCGGTATAATCACCGCCAATATACAGGTTACCATTGGCATCGCCGGCAATAGCATAAACCGTATTGTTTACATTGATGTTTCCTACTTCCGACCACTTGCTGCCATCCCATTTGGCCACATACCGTTTACCATTACTGTTCTTAAAGTCACCTACTGCATATAAATACCCGGATTTATCCACATAAATATCAAAGACATTATTTAAATCATCTTTATTCCCAAGCGCCGACCATCCATTACCTGAACTGGAGCCCCCATTATCATCGCT encodes the following:
- a CDS encoding helix-turn-helix domain-containing protein — its product is MDNKDQIMTLEEVAEYLRVKPQTIYAWAQEKKIPAAKLGKEWRFKKSMVDKWFNEQMDEKFKNY
- a CDS encoding two-component regulator propeller domain-containing protein — its product is MKTKQKIWIFTFFLMGIMPLLLTTGCSKSDDNGGSSSGNGWSALGNKDDLNNVFDIYVDKSGYLYAVGDFKNSNGKRYVAKWDGSKWSEVGNINVNNTVYAIAGDANGNLYIGGDYTDANGVNYIEKWNGSTWTNIGNYADAQAATLCTDPSGMLYESCNSSDVYKYNGTTWSKLNMTGWSHWVNTVVTDPNGNLYIGGGALTGSGGSVGRWNGSGWTTIGDLTSHEQVHTICFDANGTLYAGGGFVFTSGYVVKWNGSSWVDLNLKGNDVVNSICTDSKGNLYAGGNFYNSSNQFYVAKWNGSSWSNMGLNAYAGILKLRCSNGKLYVGGELCFKLNDGFYIASTNL
- a CDS encoding protein-L-isoaspartate(D-aspartate) O-methyltransferase → MRTKPKICFSCLMLVFLTTNCPNKHAPGGDKYLRLRKAMVEEQIRNRGIRNTGVLDAFMKVPRHKFVPEEYQSYSYDDRPLPIGYNQTISQPYIVAYMTEILNPDTSQKVLEIGTGSGYQAAILSLLYKEVYTVEIIKELAENAEKIFEEEGYNNIHVKVGDGYQGWKEYAPFDAIIVTCAPAHVPQPLVEQLAEGGRMIIPVGHNYSQELYLLEKKDGRIHYTETLPVLFVPMIREK
- a CDS encoding SusC/RagA family protein — translated: SSNFSNTILTDGANLENKGYEITLNLLPISRKKMSLNFEFNLSYNKSKITKLSMNNMSFYLEGGYVYTGNLQITKVGSPAHSFYMNKQIYDANGKPVEGLYVDLSGKGGMINGNNADKYVDHNPAPDYLMGFSARFTYRNFDISGSGRISLGNYVYNRLAANASYNQIYQIGYWQNETKYLNDTKFVQRQFASDYFVQNASFLKLDNLSVGYNFNKIVNKLGAHVCFTVQNILTVTKYKGIDPEVVGGIDTYAYPRPRIFSIEFNVDF